From a region of the Streptacidiphilus albus JL83 genome:
- a CDS encoding tetratricopeptide repeat protein → MSNPPQGRPERRSGDGSQGAGGAGRRDSRGGSYNRDDRGPRRDDRPTSGGGGFRRDDRPSSGGGFRRDDRPSSGGGFNRDDRGPRRDDRPSSGGGGFRRDDRPSGGGFNRDDRPRTGGYNRDDRPSSGGGFRRDDRPSGGGFNRDRDDRPRSGGFNRDDRAPRRDDRPSTSGGGFRRDDRPSSGGGGFRRDERPSSGGGFRRDDRPSSGGGFNRDRDDRPRTGSFNRDDRPSSGGGFNRDRDDRPRSGGFNRDDRAPRRDDRPSTGGGFRRDDRPSSGGGFNRDRDDRPRSGGFNRDDRPRTGGFNRDDRPSSGGGFRRDDRPSSGGGFRRDDRPSSGGGFNRDRDDRPRSGGFNRDDRAPRRDDRPSTGGGFRRDERPSSGGGFNRDDRAPRRDDRPSTGGGFRRDDRPSSGGGFNRDRDDRPRSGGFNRDDRPSSGGGFRRDDRPSGGGFNRDRDDRPRSGGFNRDDRAPRRDDRPSTGGGFRRDERPSSGGGFNRDDRAPRRDDRPSTGGGFRRDERPSSGGGFNRDRDDRGGHGDERRSEPVRRLPIDEDVTGHEIDGDVRQELMSLPKTLADDVAKNLVMVARLLDGEPEEAYAYSRVALRLASRVAAVREAAGFASYVTERYSEALTEFRASRRMTGSADLWPVMADCERGLGRPERALEMAGAPEVKQLDKAGQIEMRLVAAGARSDMEQFDAAVVTLECAELGSNSVQPWTARLRYAYADALIGAGRADEARDWFAKAAEADTNGSTNASERLAEIDGIEFVDALDPEVEVEDDENGAEAQTKATAEADVRDAVADDSDLEDQDDAEDEDDEDDAEDGEFAAGGGEDYYDDDEEEDEEEGFKAPSASPFLEPEQK, encoded by the coding sequence ATGTCGAACCCCCCTCAGGGACGCCCGGAGCGCCGCTCGGGCGACGGATCGCAGGGCGCTGGGGGCGCGGGCCGGCGTGACTCCCGCGGTGGCAGCTACAACCGCGATGACCGTGGGCCGCGTCGTGACGACCGCCCGACCTCCGGTGGCGGCGGCTTCCGCCGCGATGACCGCCCGTCGTCCGGTGGCGGCTTCCGCCGCGACGACCGCCCCTCCTCGGGTGGCGGCTTCAACCGCGACGACCGTGGCCCGCGTCGTGACGACCGTCCCTCCTCCGGTGGTGGCGGCTTCCGTCGCGATGACCGCCCCTCCGGCGGCGGCTTCAACCGTGACGACCGTCCCCGCACCGGTGGCTACAACCGCGATGACCGTCCGTCGTCCGGTGGCGGCTTCCGTCGCGATGACCGGCCGTCAGGTGGTGGCTTCAACCGCGACCGTGACGACCGTCCGCGCAGCGGCGGGTTCAACCGCGACGACCGTGCGCCGCGTCGCGACGACCGCCCGTCGACCAGTGGCGGCGGCTTCCGCCGCGACGACCGCCCCTCTTCGGGCGGCGGCGGCTTCCGCCGTGACGAGCGTCCGTCGTCCGGCGGCGGCTTCCGCCGTGATGACCGCCCCTCTTCGGGTGGTGGCTTCAACCGCGACCGTGACGACCGTCCCCGTACCGGTAGCTTCAACCGTGACGACCGTCCTTCGTCCGGTGGTGGCTTCAACCGTGACCGGGACGACCGTCCGCGCAGCGGCGGGTTCAACCGTGACGACCGTGCGCCGCGTCGTGACGACCGCCCCTCCACCGGTGGTGGGTTCCGTCGCGACGACCGCCCGTCCTCGGGTGGCGGCTTCAACCGCGACCGTGACGATCGTCCGCGCAGCGGCGGGTTCAACCGCGATGACCGCCCGCGTACCGGTGGCTTCAACCGTGACGACCGTCCGTCGTCCGGTGGTGGGTTCCGTCGCGATGACCGGCCGTCCTCGGGTGGTGGGTTCCGTCGTGACGACCGGCCTTCGTCCGGTGGTGGCTTCAACCGTGACCGGGACGACCGTCCGCGCAGTGGCGGCTTCAACCGCGATGACCGTGCGCCGCGTCGTGACGACCGCCCGTCCACCGGTGGTGGGTTCCGTCGTGACGAGCGTCCGTCGTCCGGTGGCGGCTTCAACCGTGACGACCGTGCGCCGCGTCGCGACGACCGTCCCTCCACGGGTGGTGGGTTCCGTCGTGACGACCGTCCGTCGTCCGGTGGCGGCTTCAACCGCGACCGGGACGACCGTCCGCGCAGTGGCGGCTTCAACCGTGACGACCGTCCGTCGTCCGGTGGTGGGTTCCGTCGCGATGACCGGCCGTCAGGTGGTGGCTTCAACCGTGACCGGGACGACCGTCCGCGCAGCGGTGGGTTCAACCGTGACGACCGTGCGCCGCGTCGTGACGACCGCCCGTCCACCGGTGGTGGCTTCCGTCGTGACGAGCGTCCGTCGTCCGGTGGCGGCTTCAACCGTGACGACCGTGCGCCGCGTCGTGACGACCGCCCCTCCACGGGTGGTGGCTTCCGTCGTGACGAGCGTCCGTCGTCCGGTGGCGGCTTCAACCGCGACCGGGACGACCGTGGTGGGCACGGCGACGAGCGTCGGAGCGAGCCGGTCCGCCGGCTGCCGATCGACGAGGACGTCACCGGGCATGAGATCGACGGCGATGTCCGCCAGGAGCTGATGAGCCTGCCGAAGACGCTCGCCGACGACGTCGCCAAGAACCTGGTGATGGTGGCCCGGCTGCTGGACGGGGAGCCCGAGGAGGCGTACGCCTACTCGCGCGTCGCGCTGCGTCTGGCCTCTCGGGTCGCGGCTGTCCGTGAGGCGGCCGGCTTCGCGTCCTATGTGACCGAGCGCTACTCCGAGGCGCTGACGGAGTTCCGGGCGTCGCGTCGGATGACCGGCTCCGCCGACCTGTGGCCGGTCATGGCCGACTGCGAGCGCGGTCTGGGCCGTCCCGAGCGCGCGCTGGAGATGGCGGGTGCGCCCGAGGTCAAGCAGCTCGACAAGGCCGGGCAGATCGAGATGCGCCTGGTTGCTGCGGGTGCCCGCAGCGACATGGAGCAGTTCGACGCCGCCGTGGTCACCCTGGAGTGCGCCGAGCTCGGCTCGAACTCCGTGCAGCCGTGGACCGCGCGTCTGCGCTACGCCTACGCTGACGCGCTGATCGGCGCCGGGCGTGCGGACGAGGCACGCGACTGGTTCGCCAAGGCTGCCGAGGCGGACACCAACGGGTCCACCAACGCGTCCGAGCGCCTGGCCGAGATCGACGGGATCGAGTTCGTCGACGCGCTCGACCCGGAGGTCGAGGTCGAGGACGACGAGAACGGCGCCGAGGCCCAGACCAAGGCCACGGCCGAGGCCGATGTCCGTGACGCCGTCGCCGACGACTCCGACCTGGAGGACCAGGACGACGCCGAGGACGAGGACGACGAGGACGACGCCGAGGACGGGGAGTTCGCGGCCGGCGGCGGCGAGGACTACTACGACGACGACGAGGAGGAGGACGAGGAAGAGGGCTTCAAGGCTCCCTCGGCGTCCCCCTTCCTGGAGCCCGAGCAGAAGTAG